A stretch of Amycolatopsis tolypomycina DNA encodes these proteins:
- a CDS encoding type I polyketide synthase: MATDEKLLKYLKRVTAELHSLRKQGARHADEPLAVVGMACRFPGGVASPEDLWQLVAGGVDALSDFPDDRGWELDGLFDPDPDNPGTSYTSQGGFLRGAGLFDAGLFGISPREALVMDPQQRVLLETSWEALEDAGVDPLSLKGSDVGVFSGVFTQGYGAGAITPDLEAFAGIGAASSVASGRVSYTFGLEGPAVTIDTACSSSLVAIHLAAQALRAGECSMALAGGATVMPTPGTFVAFSRQRVLAADGRSKAFSSTADGTGWAEGAGVLVLERLSVAQERGHRILAVIRGSAVNQDGASNGLTAPNGPSQQRVIRKALSGAGLVASDVDIVEAHGTGTALGDPIEAQALLATYGQGRETPLWLGSVKSNFGHTQAAAGVAGVIKMVQALRHGTMPPTLHVAEPTPEVDWSAGAVSLLTEPRAWPAGDRPRRAGVSAFGISGTNAHLILEEAPPVDAVPDEPVVEGPLPLVVSAGSPTSLAAQAGRLADALESGVPAARLAGALLSGRALLGDRAVVVAGTDEEAVAGLRALARGERVPGVVTGSGKPGNVAFVFPGQGSQRPGMGRELYDRYPVFATAFDEACEQLDTCLAGRAGHRVRDVVLGEVPAETGLLNQTVFTQAGLFAVESALFRLAGYWGVRPDVVIGHSIGEITAAYAAGVFSLPDAARIVAARGRLMQALAPGGAMVAVAASEAEVAELLGEGVELAAVNGPSAVVLSGDEDAVLAAATQMRERGYKTKQLKVSHAFHSARMDPMLAEFAAELAGVTWHEPEIPVVSNVTGRLAGPGELTEPGYWAEHVRRPVRFAEGIAESGATLFVELGPGAALTGLVEETADVTCVAALRDDRPEDTALLAAVAELFVRGVGVDWSALLPPVTGFVDLPKYAFDQRNYWLQPAAPATGAASLGQVAADHPLLGAVVRLPQPDGLVFTSRLSLKSHPWLADHVIGGVVLVAGTGLVELAVRAGDEAGCPVLEELVIEAPLPVPDRGGVRIQVVVGAAGETGARTVEVYSLREDAGAEVWTRHATGFLAATSSAHEPFDFTAWPPPGVERIDVGDFYDELIERGYTYGPSFRGLRTVWRRGDEIFAEVALAEDDRADAARFGIHPGLLDAALHAGMLGAATTEEPGRPVLPFAWNGLVLHAAGASALRVRLAPSGPDALSVEAADEAGGLVVTADSLVSRPVSTEQLDAAAHRDALFRLAWTEISPAGEAPADQVEVLEASGERDPLELTGRVLEAVQTWLADAADDARLVVVTRGAVHEVTDPAGAAVWGLIRAAQAENPDRIILLDTDGAVPLGRVLASGEPQVAIRDTTLTAPRLARAEAAGTPAVSGGTVLISGAGSLGVLTARHLVARHGVRRLVLASRQGAAADGMAELTAELTAQGAEVSVVACDLADRARVEALLAEHHPTAVVHTAGVLDDGVFESLTRERLAKVFAPKVDAVRHLDELTRDLDLDAFVVFSSASGVFGSAGQGNYAAANAYLDAVVARRRAAGLPGTSLAWGLWEQTDGMTAHLGGADQARAGRGGVLALSPAEGMELFDAAPDGLVVPVKLDLRKTRAGGPVPHLLRGLVRPGRQQARPASTVDSGLAGRLAGLAPAEQEALLLDVVRTQVALVLGHAGPEAVRADTAFKDTGFDSLTSVELRNRLREASGLKLPATLVFDYPTPVALARYLRDELGDPAAATPAVTTAAADLGEPIAIVGMACRLPGGVTDPEGLWRLVRDGLEGLSPFPEDRGWDLENLFDHDPGTTYTSQGGFLEGAGLFDAGFFGISPREALAMDPQQRLLLEVSWEALEGAGVDPGSLKGADVGVFAGVSNQGYGMGADPAELAGYASTAGASSVVSGRVSYVFGFEGPAVTIDTACSSSLVAMHLAGQALRQGECSMALAGGVTVMGTPGTFVEFAKQRGLAGDGRCKAYAEGADGTSWAEGVGVVVLERLSVARERGHRILAVLSGSAVNSDGASNGLTAPNGPSQQRVIRRALAGAGLKPSDVDIVEGHGTGTALGDPIEAQALLATYGQERETPLWLGSVKSNFGHTQSAAGVAGVIKMVQALRHGVMPPTLHAAEPTSQVDWSAGAVSLLTEAREWPRNGRPRRAGVSSFGISGTNAHLIIEEAPDEPQLAETRPDSGIVPLVLSARSAGSLTRQARRLAAFLGDEPLADVAGALAARARFGERAVVVADSADEARAGLAALARGEDQPGLVAGRAGTPGKLVWVFPGQGTQWAGMGRELLETSPVFAERIAECAAALEPWIDWSLLDVLRGGGDLDRVDVLQPASWAMMVGLAAVWSSAGVVPDAVVGHSQGEIAAACVSGALSLEDAAKVVALRSQAIAAKLSGRGGMASVAAGEADVEPRLAAGVEVAAVNAPGSVVIAGDATALDETLEVLSGAGIRVRRVAVDYASHTRHVEDIEETLAQALAGIDTRAPLVPFFSTLTGEWIRDAGVVDGGYWYRNLRGRVRFGPAVEALLAQGHGVFVEISAHPVLVQPISELTDETGAAVTGSLRRDDGGPRRLLTSMAELFVRGVDVGWTTLVPPARVDLPTYAFDHEHYWLRPTDTASDAVSLGLAGAGHPLLGAVVELPQSDGLLFTSRLSLRSHPWLADHAVRDVVLVPGTGLVELAVRAGDEAGCPVLDELVIEAPLVVPRRGGVRVQVALGGPAEDGSRTVDVHSRREDDDGWTRHATGVLAPGGRARAAAFDFAAWPPPDAKAVDITGAYDVLADVGYGYGPTFRAVRAVWRRGEETFAEIALPEDADAGAFGIHPALLDAALHSTMVSAAADTESYGDEVRLPFAWNGLRLHAAGASTLRVRVAKPERDSMSLEAVDETGGLVVTLDSLVGRPVSNDQLNTAAGAGSLYRVAWTPLSPVDTALPVPSWVPVGSAEQVATLADDVLTGAAEAPAAAVMEAVGDPVPALTVRVLDVVQCWLAGGGLEHTKLVIVTRGAVPAGDGVVTDPAAAAVWGLVRAAQAENPDRIVLLDADSAVPPLLGSVLETGEPQVAVRGTTLSIPRLARAARPDAPAGFKTDGPVLVTGGTGSLGGLAARHLVERHGVRQLVLASRRGLDADGAKDLVTDLTALGADVSVAACDVADRDQVAALLAEHRPTAVIHTAGIADAGVIGTVTPDRLAEVFAAKADAARHLHELAGDLDAFVVYSSVSAVFMGAGSGSYAAANAYLDGLMAHRRAAGLPGQSLAWGLWDQTSGGMAAGTDEAGRARMTRRGGLVAMNPAEGMELFDAAISAGDAVLVPARLDLRGLRAEAASGADVPHLLRGLVRARRQQAPTASTVDENWAGRLAGLDPAERAKVLLDLVRAQVAGVLGYRGGRQVDPDQGLFEIGFDSLTAVELRNRLRARTERKIAPSVVFDHPTPALLAAHLNELLSTKG; the protein is encoded by the coding sequence ATGGCCACGGACGAGAAACTCCTCAAGTACCTCAAGCGCGTCACGGCGGAGCTGCACAGCCTGCGCAAGCAGGGCGCCCGGCACGCCGACGAGCCGCTCGCCGTCGTCGGCATGGCCTGCCGGTTCCCCGGCGGGGTGGCCTCGCCCGAAGACCTGTGGCAGCTGGTGGCCGGCGGTGTCGACGCCCTCTCGGACTTCCCCGACGACCGGGGCTGGGAGCTGGACGGCCTGTTCGACCCGGACCCCGACAACCCGGGAACGTCGTACACCAGCCAGGGCGGCTTCCTGCGCGGGGCCGGGCTGTTCGACGCGGGCCTGTTCGGCATCTCGCCGCGCGAGGCCCTCGTCATGGACCCGCAGCAGCGGGTGCTGCTGGAGACGTCGTGGGAGGCGCTGGAAGACGCCGGCGTCGACCCGCTGTCGCTGAAGGGCAGCGACGTCGGCGTGTTCTCCGGCGTGTTCACCCAGGGCTACGGCGCCGGCGCGATCACCCCCGACCTGGAGGCGTTCGCGGGCATCGGCGCGGCGTCGAGCGTGGCCTCGGGCCGGGTGTCCTACACCTTCGGGCTCGAAGGACCCGCGGTCACCATCGACACGGCGTGCTCGTCGTCGCTGGTGGCCATCCACCTCGCCGCCCAGGCCCTGCGCGCGGGCGAGTGCTCGATGGCACTGGCCGGCGGCGCGACGGTGATGCCGACGCCCGGCACGTTCGTGGCGTTCTCGCGGCAGCGGGTGCTGGCCGCCGACGGCCGGTCCAAGGCCTTCTCCTCGACCGCGGACGGCACCGGCTGGGCCGAGGGCGCCGGCGTGCTCGTCCTCGAACGGCTTTCGGTGGCCCAGGAACGCGGGCACCGGATCCTGGCCGTCATCCGGGGCAGCGCGGTCAACCAGGACGGCGCGTCGAACGGCCTGACCGCGCCGAACGGGCCGTCGCAGCAACGCGTGATCCGCAAGGCCCTGTCCGGGGCCGGTCTCGTGGCGTCCGATGTGGACATCGTCGAGGCGCACGGCACGGGCACCGCGCTCGGCGACCCGATCGAAGCGCAGGCGTTGCTGGCCACCTACGGCCAGGGCCGTGAGACGCCGTTGTGGCTGGGCTCGGTCAAGTCGAACTTCGGGCACACGCAGGCGGCCGCCGGCGTGGCCGGGGTGATCAAGATGGTCCAGGCCCTGCGCCACGGCACCATGCCGCCGACCCTGCACGTCGCCGAGCCGACACCGGAGGTCGACTGGTCGGCCGGCGCGGTTTCGCTCCTGACCGAGCCGCGCGCGTGGCCCGCCGGGGACCGGCCGCGCCGGGCCGGCGTGTCGGCGTTCGGCATCAGCGGCACGAACGCGCACCTCATCCTCGAAGAGGCGCCTCCGGTCGACGCCGTCCCGGACGAACCCGTGGTCGAGGGGCCGCTGCCGCTGGTCGTCTCGGCGGGCAGTCCCACCTCTCTGGCCGCTCAGGCGGGTCGGCTCGCCGACGCCCTGGAGTCCGGCGTGCCGGCGGCTCGACTGGCGGGTGCGCTGCTTTCGGGCCGGGCGCTGCTGGGTGACCGCGCGGTCGTGGTCGCGGGCACGGACGAAGAAGCCGTGGCCGGGCTGCGTGCGCTGGCCCGCGGCGAGCGGGTGCCCGGTGTGGTGACCGGTTCGGGCAAGCCGGGCAACGTCGCTTTCGTTTTCCCTGGCCAGGGATCCCAGCGGCCCGGGATGGGCCGGGAGCTCTACGACCGGTACCCCGTGTTCGCGACGGCGTTCGACGAGGCCTGCGAACAGCTGGACACCTGCCTGGCCGGACGCGCCGGCCACCGCGTGCGGGACGTCGTGCTGGGCGAAGTCCCCGCGGAAACCGGGCTGCTGAACCAGACGGTCTTCACCCAGGCCGGGCTGTTCGCGGTGGAGAGCGCGCTGTTCCGGCTCGCCGGGTACTGGGGTGTCCGGCCGGACGTCGTGATCGGCCACTCCATCGGCGAGATCACCGCCGCGTACGCCGCGGGGGTGTTTTCGCTGCCGGACGCGGCCCGGATCGTCGCGGCACGAGGACGGTTGATGCAGGCTTTGGCGCCCGGCGGGGCGATGGTCGCCGTGGCGGCGTCCGAAGCCGAAGTCGCCGAACTGCTCGGCGAGGGTGTCGAGCTCGCCGCCGTCAACGGTCCTTCGGCGGTGGTCCTTTCCGGTGACGAAGACGCGGTCCTCGCGGCTGCCACACAAATGCGCGAGCGCGGGTACAAGACCAAGCAGCTCAAGGTTTCGCACGCCTTCCACTCCGCGCGGATGGACCCGATGCTGGCCGAGTTCGCCGCCGAGCTGGCCGGGGTGACCTGGCACGAGCCGGAAATCCCGGTCGTCTCCAACGTGACCGGCCGGCTCGCCGGGCCCGGCGAACTCACCGAGCCGGGCTACTGGGCCGAACACGTCCGGCGTCCGGTGCGGTTCGCCGAGGGCATCGCGGAGTCCGGCGCCACCCTGTTCGTGGAGCTGGGGCCGGGAGCTGCGCTGACCGGCCTGGTCGAGGAGACGGCCGACGTCACGTGTGTGGCGGCCTTGCGGGACGACCGCCCGGAAGACACGGCGCTGCTCGCCGCGGTCGCCGAGCTGTTCGTCCGCGGGGTCGGCGTCGACTGGTCCGCCCTGCTGCCGCCGGTGACCGGGTTCGTCGACCTCCCGAAGTACGCCTTCGACCAGCGGAACTACTGGCTCCAGCCGGCCGCGCCTGCCACCGGCGCGGCTTCGCTCGGGCAGGTCGCGGCCGACCACCCGCTGCTCGGCGCGGTCGTCCGGCTGCCGCAGCCGGACGGCCTGGTCTTCACCTCGCGGCTGTCGCTGAAGTCGCACCCCTGGCTGGCCGACCACGTCATCGGCGGGGTGGTGCTCGTCGCGGGCACCGGGCTCGTCGAGCTGGCCGTCCGGGCCGGGGACGAGGCAGGCTGCCCGGTCCTCGAGGAGCTCGTCATCGAGGCCCCGCTGCCCGTCCCCGACCGCGGCGGCGTCCGGATCCAGGTCGTCGTGGGCGCGGCGGGGGAGACGGGGGCGCGCACGGTCGAGGTGTACTCCCTGCGCGAGGACGCCGGCGCGGAGGTGTGGACCCGGCACGCGACCGGGTTCCTGGCCGCGACCTCGTCGGCGCACGAACCGTTCGACTTCACCGCCTGGCCACCACCCGGTGTCGAGCGGATCGACGTCGGGGACTTCTACGACGAGCTGATCGAGCGCGGGTACACCTACGGGCCGTCGTTCCGCGGCCTGCGGACGGTCTGGCGTCGTGGCGACGAGATCTTCGCCGAGGTCGCCCTGGCCGAAGACGATCGCGCGGACGCGGCCCGGTTCGGCATCCACCCCGGCCTGCTGGACGCGGCCCTGCACGCCGGGATGCTCGGCGCCGCCACGACGGAAGAGCCCGGGCGGCCGGTGCTGCCGTTCGCCTGGAACGGCCTGGTGCTGCACGCCGCCGGGGCGTCCGCGCTGCGGGTCCGGCTCGCCCCGAGTGGCCCGGACGCCCTCTCGGTCGAGGCCGCGGACGAGGCAGGCGGGCTCGTCGTGACGGCGGATTCCCTGGTCTCCCGCCCGGTCTCGACCGAGCAGCTGGACGCGGCAGCCCACCGTGACGCGCTGTTTCGCTTGGCGTGGACCGAGATTTCCCCAGCCGGGGAGGCGCCCGCGGACCAGGTCGAGGTGCTCGAAGCATCCGGCGAGCGGGACCCCCTGGAACTGACCGGCCGAGTCCTGGAAGCCGTGCAGACCTGGCTCGCCGACGCAGCCGACGACGCTCGCCTGGTCGTCGTGACCCGCGGCGCCGTCCACGAGGTGACCGACCCGGCCGGTGCCGCGGTGTGGGGCCTGATCCGGGCCGCCCAGGCGGAAAATCCGGACCGGATCATCCTGCTGGACACCGACGGTGCAGTGCCGCTGGGCCGGGTGCTGGCCTCCGGCGAGCCGCAGGTCGCGATCCGGGACACCACGCTGACCGCTCCCCGCCTGGCCCGCGCCGAGGCCGCGGGGACACCGGCCGTGTCCGGCGGGACGGTCCTGATCTCGGGCGCCGGCTCGCTCGGCGTGCTCACCGCCCGGCACCTGGTCGCCCGGCACGGCGTCCGGCGGCTCGTGCTCGCGAGTCGTCAAGGGGCCGCCGCCGACGGCATGGCCGAGCTGACCGCGGAACTGACCGCCCAGGGCGCCGAAGTCTCCGTGGTCGCCTGCGACCTCGCCGACCGCGCCCGGGTCGAGGCGCTGCTGGCCGAACACCATCCGACCGCCGTCGTGCACACGGCCGGGGTCCTCGACGACGGCGTCTTCGAGTCGCTGACGCGGGAGCGGCTGGCCAAGGTGTTCGCCCCGAAGGTCGACGCCGTCCGCCACCTCGACGAGCTCACCCGCGACCTGGACCTCGACGCCTTCGTCGTGTTTTCGTCCGCGTCCGGCGTCTTCGGCTCCGCCGGGCAGGGCAACTACGCCGCCGCCAACGCCTACCTGGACGCCGTGGTCGCCCGCCGCCGGGCCGCGGGCCTGCCCGGCACGTCGCTGGCCTGGGGCCTGTGGGAACAGACCGACGGCATGACCGCCCACCTCGGCGGCGCGGACCAGGCGCGTGCCGGCCGCGGCGGCGTCCTCGCCCTCTCGCCCGCCGAAGGCATGGAGCTGTTCGACGCGGCGCCGGACGGGCTCGTCGTCCCGGTCAAGCTCGACCTGCGCAAGACGCGGGCCGGCGGGCCGGTGCCGCACCTGCTGCGCGGCCTGGTCCGCCCGGGCAGGCAGCAGGCGCGTCCGGCGTCCACTGTGGACTCCGGCCTGGCCGGACGGCTCGCCGGGCTCGCCCCGGCCGAGCAGGAGGCGCTGCTGCTCGACGTCGTCCGCACGCAGGTCGCGCTGGTGCTCGGGCACGCCGGGCCGGAAGCCGTCCGCGCGGACACCGCGTTCAAGGACACCGGCTTCGACTCGCTGACGTCGGTGGAACTGCGGAACCGGCTGCGCGAGGCGAGCGGGCTGAAACTGCCCGCCACGCTGGTCTTCGACTACCCGACGCCGGTGGCGCTGGCCCGCTACCTGCGTGACGAACTCGGCGACCCGGCCGCGGCCACTCCGGCGGTGACGACGGCGGCCGCGGACCTCGGCGAGCCGATCGCCATCGTCGGCATGGCGTGCCGCCTGCCGGGCGGGGTCACCGATCCCGAAGGCCTCTGGCGCCTGGTGCGCGACGGCCTCGAAGGCCTGTCCCCGTTCCCCGAAGACCGCGGCTGGGACCTGGAGAACCTGTTCGACCACGACCCCGGCACCACCTACACCAGCCAGGGCGGCTTCCTCGAAGGCGCCGGGCTGTTCGACGCGGGCTTCTTCGGCATTTCCCCGCGTGAAGCCCTCGCCATGGATCCGCAGCAGCGGCTGCTGCTGGAGGTGTCCTGGGAAGCCCTCGAAGGGGCCGGCGTCGACCCCGGTTCGCTGAAGGGCGCCGACGTCGGCGTGTTCGCCGGGGTGTCCAACCAGGGCTACGGCATGGGCGCGGACCCGGCCGAGCTGGCGGGCTACGCGAGCACCGCGGGCGCTTCGAGCGTCGTGTCGGGCCGCGTGTCCTACGTCTTCGGGTTCGAGGGCCCGGCGGTCACGATCGACACGGCGTGCTCGTCGTCGCTGGTCGCGATGCACCTGGCGGGGCAGGCCCTGCGGCAGGGCGAGTGCTCGATGGCACTGGCCGGCGGTGTCACGGTGATGGGCACGCCCGGCACCTTCGTCGAGTTCGCGAAGCAGCGCGGCCTGGCCGGCGACGGCCGGTGCAAGGCCTACGCCGAAGGCGCGGACGGCACGAGCTGGGCCGAGGGCGTCGGCGTCGTCGTCCTGGAGCGGCTTTCGGTGGCGCGCGAGCGCGGGCACCGGATCCTGGCCGTGCTGAGCGGCAGCGCGGTGAACTCCGACGGCGCGTCCAACGGCCTGACCGCCCCCAACGGTCCCTCGCAGCAGCGGGTCATCCGCCGGGCCCTCGCCGGCGCCGGGCTGAAACCGTCCGATGTAGACATCGTCGAGGGCCACGGGACCGGGACCGCGCTGGGCGACCCGATCGAGGCCCAGGCCCTGCTGGCCACCTACGGGCAGGAGCGCGAGACGCCGCTGTGGCTCGGTTCGGTGAAGTCGAACTTCGGGCACACGCAGTCGGCCGCCGGGGTCGCGGGCGTGATCAAGATGGTGCAGGCGCTGCGGCACGGCGTCATGCCGCCCACACTGCACGCCGCGGAACCCACCAGCCAGGTCGACTGGTCCGCGGGCGCGGTCTCGCTGCTGACCGAGGCCCGCGAGTGGCCGCGCAACGGACGTCCGCGCCGGGCCGGGGTCTCGTCGTTCGGCATCAGCGGCACGAACGCCCACTTGATCATCGAGGAAGCGCCCGACGAGCCACAGCTCGCCGAGACGCGGCCGGACAGCGGGATCGTGCCGCTGGTCCTGTCGGCCCGCAGCGCCGGCTCCCTGACCAGGCAGGCCCGCCGGCTGGCCGCGTTCCTCGGGGACGAGCCGCTGGCCGACGTGGCCGGTGCCCTGGCCGCCCGTGCCCGGTTCGGCGAACGCGCGGTCGTGGTGGCGGACTCGGCCGACGAGGCCCGCGCCGGACTGGCCGCGCTCGCCCGGGGCGAGGACCAACCCGGCCTGGTCGCCGGCCGGGCCGGGACACCGGGCAAGCTCGTCTGGGTCTTCCCCGGCCAGGGCACGCAGTGGGCCGGCATGGGCCGCGAGTTGCTCGAAACGTCCCCGGTGTTCGCGGAGCGGATCGCCGAGTGCGCGGCCGCGCTGGAGCCGTGGATCGACTGGTCGCTGCTCGACGTCCTCCGTGGCGGAGGCGACCTGGACCGGGTCGACGTCCTGCAGCCCGCGAGCTGGGCGATGATGGTCGGCCTGGCCGCGGTCTGGTCCTCGGCCGGGGTGGTCCCCGACGCGGTGGTCGGCCACTCCCAGGGCGAGATCGCCGCCGCCTGCGTGTCGGGTGCGTTGTCGCTCGAAGACGCGGCGAAGGTGGTCGCGCTGCGCAGCCAGGCCATCGCCGCGAAGCTCTCCGGCCGCGGCGGCATGGCCTCGGTCGCCGCGGGCGAAGCCGACGTGGAGCCGCGGCTGGCGGCCGGGGTCGAGGTGGCCGCCGTCAACGCTCCGGGGTCCGTGGTGATCGCGGGAGACGCGACGGCCCTCGACGAAACACTGGAAGTGCTCTCCGGTGCGGGAATCCGCGTCCGCCGGGTCGCCGTGGACTACGCGTCGCACACCCGGCATGTCGAAGACATCGAGGAGACCCTCGCCCAAGCCCTCGCCGGGATCGACACCCGGGCGCCCCTGGTGCCCTTCTTCTCCACCCTCACCGGGGAGTGGATCCGGGACGCCGGAGTCGTCGACGGCGGCTACTGGTACCGGAACCTACGCGGCCGGGTCCGGTTCGGCCCGGCCGTCGAAGCGCTGCTGGCCCAGGGCCACGGCGTGTTCGTCGAGATCAGCGCCCACCCGGTGCTGGTCCAGCCGATCAGCGAGCTCACCGACGAGACCGGCGCCGCCGTCACCGGTTCGCTCCGGCGCGACGACGGCGGCCCGCGGCGGCTGCTGACTTCGATGGCGGAGCTGTTCGTCCGCGGCGTCGACGTCGGCTGGACCACGCTGGTACCCCCGGCCCGGGTCGATCTGCCGACATACGCCTTCGACCACGAGCACTACTGGCTCCGCCCCACGGACACCGCGTCCGACGCCGTTTCCCTGGGCCTGGCCGGGGCCGGCCACCCCCTGCTCGGCGCGGTCGTCGAGCTGCCGCAGTCCGACGGTCTCCTCTTCACCTCGCGGCTGTCCCTGCGGTCGCACCCCTGGCTGGCCGACCACGCGGTCCGGGACGTCGTGCTCGTCCCCGGCACCGGCCTGGTCGAACTGGCCGTGCGGGCCGGCGACGAGGCCGGCTGCCCGGTGCTCGACGAGCTGGTGATCGAGGCGCCGCTCGTGGTGCCCCGCCGCGGCGGGGTCCGCGTGCAGGTCGCGCTCGGCGGTCCCGCCGAGGACGGCTCGCGCACGGTGGACGTCCACTCCCGGCGCGAAGACGACGACGGCTGGACCCGGCACGCCACCGGCGTCCTGGCCCCGGGCGGCCGGGCACGCGCCGCGGCCTTCGACTTCGCCGCGTGGCCGCCGCCGGACGCGAAGGCCGTCGACATCACCGGTGCCTACGACGTGCTCGCGGACGTCGGCTACGGGTACGGCCCCACGTTCCGGGCGGTGCGCGCCGTGTGGCGCCGCGGGGAGGAGACCTTCGCCGAGATCGCCCTGCCCGAGGACGCGGACGCGGGCGCCTTCGGCATCCACCCCGCCCTGCTGGACGCGGCCCTGCACTCGACGATGGTCAGCGCCGCCGCGGACACCGAGTCCTACGGCGACGAAGTCCGGCTGCCGTTCGCCTGGAACGGCCTGCGGCTGCACGCGGCAGGCGCCTCGACGCTGCGGGTGCGCGTCGCCAAGCCCGAGCGGGACAGCATGTCCCTGGAGGCCGTCGACGAGACCGGCGGCCTGGTCGTGACGCTGGACTCCCTGGTCGGCCGCCCGGTGTCGAACGACCAGCTGAACACGGCAGCCGGCGCCGGCTCGCTGTACCGGGTGGCCTGGACTCCACTGTCCCCAGTGGACACCGCGCTGCCGGTGCCGTCCTGGGTGCCGGTGGGCTCGGCGGAGCAGGTGGCGACGCTGGCCGACGACGTGCTGACCGGCGCGGCGGAGGCTCCGGCGGCGGCCGTCATGGAAGCCGTCGGCGACCCGGTGCCGGCCCTCACCGTCCGGGTGCTGGACGTCGTCCAGTGCTGGCTGGCCGGCGGCGGGCTGGAGCACACGAAGCTCGTGATCGTGACGCGCGGGGCGGTGCCCGCCGGCGACGGCGTGGTGACCGACCCGGCCGCGGCCGCCGTGTGGGGCCTGGTCCGGGCCGCCCAGGCGGAGAACCCGGACCGGATCGTCCTGCTGGACGCCGACTCCGCGGTGCCGCCGCTGCTGGGCTCGGTGCTGGAAACCGGCGAGCCGCAGGTCGCGGTGCGCGGCACGACGTTGTCCATCCCGCGGCTCGCCCGCGCCGCCCGGCCGGACGCGCCCGCCGGGTTCAAGACCGACGGGCCGGTGCTGGTCACCGGCGGGACCGGCTCGCTCGGCGGCCTGGCCGCCCGGCACCTCGTCGAGCGGCACGGCGTCCGGCAGCTGGTGCTCGCCAGCCGTCGCGGCCTGGACGCCGACGGCGCGAAGGACCTGGTCACCGACCTCACCGCACTGGGCGCCGACGTTTCGGTCGCCGCCTGCGACGTCGCCGACCGGGACCAGGTGGCGGCGCTGCTGGCCGAGCACCGGCCGACCGCCGTCATCCACACGGCCGGGATCGCCGACGCCGGGGTGATCGGGACGGTGACGCCGGACCGGCTGGCCGAGGTGTTCGCCGCGAAGGCCGACGCCGCCCGCCACCTCCACGAGCTGGCCGGCGACCTCGACGCGTTCGTCGTCTACTCCTCGGTCTCGGCCGTGTTCATGGGCGCGGGCAGCGGCAGCTACGCCGCGGCCAACGCGTACCTGGACGGGCTGATGGCCCACCGCCGCGCGGCGGGCCTGCCGGGCCAGTCGCTGGCGTGGGGCCTGTGGGACCAGACCTCCGGCGGCATGGCGGCCGGGACCGACGAAGCCGGCCGGGCCCGGATGACCCGGCGCGGCGGCCTCGTCGCCATGAACCCCGCGGAGGGCATGGAACTCTTCGACGCCGCCATCTCCGCCGGAGACGCCGTGCTGGTGCCCGCCCGGCTCGACCTGCGGGGCCTGCGCGCCGAAGCGGCGAGCGGCGCCGACGTGCCGCACCTGCTGCGCGGCCTGGTCCGCGCGCGACGGCAGCAGGCGCCCACGGCGTCCACTGTGGACGAGAATTGGGCCGGCCGGCTGGCCGGGCTCGACCCGGCCGAGCGGGCGAAGGTCCTCCTGGACCTGGTGCGTGCCCAGGTGGCCGGGGTGCTGGGCTACCGCGGCGGCCGGCAGGTCGACCCGGACCAGGGGCTGTTCGAGATCGGGTTCGACTCGCTCACCGCGGTCGAACTCCGCAACCGGCTGCGCGCCCGCACCGAACGGAAGATCGCGCCGAGCGTGGTCTTCGACCACCCGACCCCGGCCCTGCTCGCCGCGCACCTGAACGAACTGCTCTCAACGAAGGGGTGA